Genomic DNA from Pseudomonadota bacterium:
GAGGCGAGCAGCATCATGAGCCAGGCGCTCACAGTGTTCCACGAAGAGGATGAGCAGGAGGTTCCGTAAAGATGAAAGCCATCTATGTCTTGATAGTCATCGCTGCCGCAGGCGTTGCTGAGGGCGCTGGCGTATTCGAGCGTGTATATCCTAGCGATCCGTTCGTAGATGGCTGGAAAGCGGGCCTTGTTAGCGGCATCGCACAAGGGCGCCAAATGTGCCTGACGCTAGCCGCATGGCCAGAACAATGAGTGCGGTAGCTGAAGATGTCGCGGTCGTCGTTGTAGAGGCCCCCATGGAGGATCTGATCGCGGAACTCGGCGAAAAGTTCTTTGCCAGCATGCCACGGCCGGTTTACTGGCGGGTGCTCATTCGTCCTAAACAACCCTTGACCAAAAGCAAGGGGGGGATAGAGATCCCGAAAGAGACACGCATTGCCCAGGCGTACCAAAACTACATCGGCCAGATCCTGGCCGCTGGCGGGGAGGCGTTCACAAGTGAGCGCTTCGCGAAGGAGAAGCAGTTGCCGAGGGTTGGGGATTG
This window encodes:
- a CDS encoding co-chaperone GroES family protein, with amino-acid sequence MSAVAEDVAVVVVEAPMEDLIAELGEKFFASMPRPVYWRVLIRPKQPLTKSKGGIEIPKETRIAQAYQNYIGQILAAGGEAFTSERFAKEKQLPRVGDWVVYGRYAGQRLEYRGEMLLIVNDDEILARISHQCVDTWAKGIDEDIRKEGRLN